The DNA sequence CGTCCCTCCCTGTTCAATTGAACGCAGCAGTACCAGCTTGATGACCTTCACCAGCTGTTCGCACTCCTCTCGCGATAAAGAAGACGCCAGCCGATCGGGATGGATACCCGCCGAGAACAGCGATTCGCTGGCGTAGATATTGCCAACGCCAACCACCAGCTTGTTATCCATCAGCCAGGGCTTAATCGCGGTTTTCTTCTTCGCGCACCGCTGCTGGAGATAATCGGCGTTGAACTCATCGCTCAGCGGCTCCGGCCCCAGATGCGCCAGCACCGGATGGCCTTCCAGCTCTTTAGTCCACAGCCAGGCGCCAAAACGACGCGGATCGGTATAACGCAGAACCTTACCGTTACTCATCACGAGGTCTACGTGATCGTGCTTCTCTGCGGGCAGCTCTTCACTCAGGATCCGCAGGCTTCCCGACATCCCAAGGTGGACGATAATCCAGCCGTCCGGCAGCTCCAGCAGCAGATATTTCGCGCGGCGACGCACGCTAAGAACCGGTACGTCGCTGAGGCGGTAGATCTCTTCGGAAACCGGCCAGCGCAAACGTCCGTTGCGCACAACAGCATGCAGGATGGTGGCACCAACCAGATGCGGCTCAATACCGCGACGGCTGGTTTCAACTTCTGGTAATTCAGGCATATTT is a window from the Klebsiella oxytoca genome containing:
- the mutM gene encoding bifunctional DNA-formamidopyrimidine glycosylase/DNA-(apurinic or apyrimidinic site) lyase — protein: MPELPEVETSRRGIEPHLVGATILHAVVRNGRLRWPVSEEIYRLSDVPVLSVRRRAKYLLLELPDGWIIVHLGMSGSLRILSEELPAEKHDHVDLVMSNGKVLRYTDPRRFGAWLWTKELEGHPVLAHLGPEPLSDEFNADYLQQRCAKKKTAIKPWLMDNKLVVGVGNIYASESLFSAGIHPDRLASSLSREECEQLVKVIKLVLLRSIEQGGTTLKDFLQSDGKPGYFAQELQVYGRKGEPCRICGTPVIGSKHAQRATFYCRQCQK